The Lathyrus oleraceus cultivar Zhongwan6 chromosome 5, CAAS_Psat_ZW6_1.0, whole genome shotgun sequence genome includes the window ccatttaattgggtggtaatgagttttaatggctttaaattcttgatggtagaatcaagcctataaatagtctttggtcCCCAAAGCTTTCTCTCATCACAAAGGAAATACACCATCTATATTGAGAGAGCAAGAGCTTGGAAGAATCAAAGGCAGTGCACTCACAACACTACAATAATGGCTGGAGGTAAAACCTCTAATTCTATTTCTGCATTTTGTTTTATTGATCTTGTTGTTCTTTTGTTATCAGGAACATAGgatcaatatatatatattattctAACAGTAGCACCAAAATTAGGGGATTGTTCAAGAGACATTCTCTATCTGAAGAATACGAGGAACAAGATTATGTGAgacattgccattttattttattttttattttttatttctctCGCAATTGAAAATCTTGTTGGAATTAAACCCAAAACTTTGAGTAATTTCGAGTCAATCTTGATGAAAAAGATTCAATCATACCGATTGATTTTCCttttgttcttcactcttcactcgagtgatCCAACCAACCTTTGTTGCAAGATTGTATCGCTGCACAATgatgatgaaaacaagaaaagaaaattgaattGGTGAAGAAAAAGGTTAGGGTTTATCGAGAGAGGGAAGAAGATGAATTgattctgcagagtttctctctgctcACAAACTATGATTCTTTATTCCTTTTGCAATTTTAAAAATCAAGTGTATACAATAATAgggttactccctatttatagattttggAATTGCTTGCTTCTCAGGTAAGACCCCAAACTAACCTAACTAACTCatttaaacaaacaaataatCTAAGTCTAACATTACTATTAAGATACTCTTTAACATTTCGACATCTAGGCgattcgacacttccttactTTTGTCAAGCAACCTGCTTtgacacaaggaattataattcaacacaccacctgattcattgcgtctaagctatctacattcatcatagaacttgacttcttaaacacttcgacatgcactcccttcatcatgatgtctgcaatctgatttTGAGTTCTGCAGTTTTCCATGTTCAGCTTTATTTTTGCTACCTACTCTCGAAGATAAcggaacctcatttcgatgtgcttaCTTCGTCCATTCGCTATCGGATTCTTCTCCATATTGATAGcagacatgttgtcgatcttcatggtaattgctccatgattcttccctgtaatctcttcgaccaaattcTCCATCCATGTTGCTTGGCATGTACAAAGAGAAGCagctatgtattctgcttcgcatgacgataatgccactactggctcctttctcgaactccaaaTAATTGATGCACCACGTACCATAAACACATAACCAACTGTGAATTTTatatcctcaacatcactacaacaactagagtcggtgtatcccactagtttgcattTTTTCTTCATTAGCTGCAGGAAATAAAATaccatagtcgagagttcctttgAGATACCTTAATATCCTCTTCGTTGCTGCTAGGTGTGGTAtctttggcttctgcatgaatctactcatcatacctacattgtatgctagatcaggccttgtgtgacaaaggtatcaaagtgCTCAAATGAGTCTTCTGTACTGCATTGGATCAACATCATCTTCATATGTGTCTTTCGATAGTTGCATTTTGGGCTCAGTTAGAGTTGAAGTTGCATTGaaatcttgcatctcaaatcttTTGAGTATTTCACCTGCATAGCTTCTGTGGTGCATCATCAAgcctctaccactcttgtagaattcgatgccaaggaaatatgagagatttcccaagtctgacatttcaaacttctcacttaggtcatgtttgaaatctttgatctccttcttgcaacttcTTGTTATTAACATGTCATCGACATGGATACATAGTATAAGCACTTCATTATTGtttcttcttacatatactccataCTTAGTTGTGCAtttcacaaattccttctcccttaggaaattgtctatcttcttattccaagctcgTGGAGCTTTCTTAAGTacatacaaggctttatgcagcctgtataCCTTTCTTTtttcgccttgtttcacaaacccagtttgttgttcaacatacacttcttcGTTTAAGGGGTCATATAGGAACGCACACTTCACATCCAACCCTTTTTTTTATCCTAGCAAtaggtgcaaaaacttcatcaaagtcGATGCCTTCCTTTTGAAGAAATCCTTTTGCCACAAGTCTTGCCTTGTGTCGATTTACTTcacctttgggattcaacttcaccttgtatacccacttcacatcgattaCCTTCTTGCCTTAAGGAAATTCGACAAATGACCAGATGTTGTTGTCTTTGATGGACTTCAGTTCCTCATTCATTGATTTCACCCACTTCGAATCCTTCAATGCCTCAGATGCATTGACTGGTTCCACATTTGCATAGAAAGCATAGTGCACCAGCACACCTTCATCAtcgaccatatcatctgatgtaattACACATTCTTGgaaccttgcaggcatgtgtcttgttctttgaggtcttcTTGTGCTTGCTTGACCCCTGACTTCTTTCTATCGAACTTTTCTTTCGACTTAAATTGTTGTCtcttcacataagattctcactgaacCCTTCTTGACATTTTCAGTCAAATCTCATTCCTTAAGCTCATTTATGATCATGTACCTGCTGATCACTGGGTCAAACAACTTATAACCttcagtcgaatgatatcctattaggatcacCTGACTCGAattgtcatcaagttttcttcttaACTGATCTAGCAAATgtatgtgctatagatccaaatacCATTAGATAACTTAAGCTATGCTTAACACCAGACCAAAGTTCTTCTGGCGTAACTCCGTCTAGCTTCTTCGTCGTACATCTGTTCAAAATATATGTAGTTGTCAACAATATTTCTCCCCATAgttctttgggtagatgcttaccttttaacatacttctcaccatgttcatgatggttctattcttaCTTTTTTCCGTTCCATTTTactgtggagtgtagggtggcaccacctcatgcgCAATCCCTTCTTTCTCACATTTGTCAAAATATTTCGACACATACTCTCCACCACCATTAGTCCTTGGAATCTTTAGctttcaaccactttttctttcgaccataaatttaaacttggaaaatacctcaatcacttcactttccttcttgatcaggtaaatccatagttttcgactgaaatcatctaagaatgtgacaaagtattttttacctccaatcgaatccactTGGATAGGACCatatacatcagagtatatgacttcaagaattgccttcgacttATTTTCTGCATCCTCGCCGAGGTTGTTCTTGTGctgcttcgcctgcacacattattcacacacttcatttggaatgttgATTTCTGGTAACCCTGAAATCATATTCCTTCTCTTCATATCtttgatgtctttgaaattgagatggtCAAGTCTATAGTACCATATCCATTCATCCCTGTTAGCTGCAGTTGCAAGGCACTTGTGCTCCGTCACATTAAATTCAATcctgaaggttctattctgaAACATAGGTTCCTTTAAGATTAACCTTCCAcctgagtcgagaactctcatcatcttgtctttgatcgacattttatagttcttttcgaccaacttccctatgctgagcaaattactttTCATGTCTGGTATGTTTAGtacattggaaattactgacTTTTTGCCACTTTTCCTCCTAATCAGTACATCATCAATACCTTCAGCTactagagtattgtcatttgtaaattttaccatgttcttccCCAATCTTTCCTACCActcatgtgtgatgagcatcctgatTCCAAGTATCATTGGTTCTAAAAAATTTCTTCATCTCATTGTGACCATCAGCAACAtatcttcttcttcatgctttgcaaactttgcatcattatcttgattcttttatttttcaggACAATCACTAGAGTAGTTATCATACTTCTGACTGTtgaaacactgaatgtgacttttATCAGGTTTTCGACCACCACCTATTCCTCTACCTACAAGaccacctctttggttgctttggtatgagggctttctctgattcgaccaacctccttcttgctgatttcgaccagtcgaattgttgtagcctcatCTACCTTTGTTGTCGAACCAATTCTCTTTTCCTTTCTTTTCCCTTGTTGATTTCACCTGCAAAGTCACATCACTCTTCGACTTACTTGCAGCTCTTTCAGTCATTCTTTGTTCATAAGATTCAATCGTTCCTTGAAGCTCTTGTTTTATCAATGTTGGCATGTatttcgactcttctatggctactatCACAGGGTCGAACATTtgagccaatgacctcaagatctttgaaacaactgaatttgatgtcaacacttctctACATACCTTGATTTAATTCAGCAGTTGTGTAACCCTAGTGAAAAAATcaattatgctttcattgtcttccatctaAAGCAATTCATACTTCTTCTGTGAGTTTGTAATCTGACCTCTTTCACCTTTTCTCTGCCTCCAaatgatttttccagaatttcccatgcttctttcgttaattcaacatcattaaccttttcaaaattatcagaatcaacacattgatggattataaagagagctttataatcttttttcttcaattctttgtgtgcaGTCTTTTCTTCATCCGCCGTGTTTGTTGTAAGCGGTGCCACTCACTCCTTCACAAGATGCCAAAGATCTTGATAGCAAAAGACAAACTTTATCTACTTGCACCAATTTTCATAATTCTGATTCTTTAGAATTGAGAGACTCGCCGGAAAATGCCCGTTCAGATGATTCATCATGTTATGCTTCCAAGAATCACTCAACCAGACtctgataccagatgttggaattAAACCCAAAACTTTGAGTAATTTCAATTCAATCTTAATGAACAATATTCAATCACACCGATCGAATTCCCTCTTGTTCTTCAttcgagtgaatcaaccaaccttggTTGGAAGATTGTATCGATGCACAATgatgatgaaaacaagaaaagaaaattgaattGGGGAAGAAAATGGTTAGGGTTTATCGAGAGAGGGAAGAAGATGAATTGATTATGTAGAGTTTCTCTCTACTCATAAATTGTGATTCTTTATTCCTTTTGCAACCGTAAAAATGAAGTATAACAATAACACAAGTTTTTACATTTAGTTTCAAATTAAATGTTTTTGTTTTATATGACATATTGGTTATGCATCCTTTTTCACTTTGAATTTTTTCCTTCCTGTTCACCATACTTGTTTGCTGCATTCTCAATATTTTTTATATTCCATATCTTGCAAACATAATCATTTTTCTGAATCTTTATCTTAACTTTGCAGGGAAGGCTTAAAAGGCTCAGAGATCTCAGTAAGGGAGGAAGAAATCTTTCTGTTGATCCAAGTGTTCTGGTGTGTAAGACTAAGCATTTAATGTTTTCTCTTGATTCATTTTGTAATTGAAAACCAATTGTGAATGATCACACAGAGGACTATTGATTTTCCTGTGCCTGCGAGGCAGATTATAGAGGCATGGTTGGATGTTTTGGCAAGTGCGCTAGATACACCTTCTGAGGACTCGTCTTAGAGACTACTTCGTCCTACGTTCTTCGAACCTCCAAGGAGCAAGGAGACACTTAGAAGTGTTGCAACCGAAGTCGGGGATGAAGTTAGGCCATTCAGAGTGGTTCAGGAGCCACAAGGAAGAGGCTCCTTGGTGCCCGAGCCTACTGCCTCTCCTCTTCCGTATCTTATTCCATTTGCTACGGGTATGTACCTAGTACCCGATACGGATAATGGTACGGAATACGGTATTTTTAAAAAATCTAAGGTTCGGGTACGTTAGTATAAATACAATTATACAAATAATAAAGGAGttatattatttaaataataacaaaATTACAAAATTACAAAACAATTtactttaaaaaaaaatattcGCGTAATAACATAAATAAATCACACTTAAAAAGTATCCATAAATCATAAAATCATGGTCGAATATCAATATTTTTCTCTCCAATATCATTAAAAAGAATGACTAACAACTTCAAAAATATCAACTACATTAAATAGATATCATTCATCTCCACCAATATCCCACATTTTTGTTGTTCCAACATTATAAACCTTAATATGAGAAGACAGAGTTTTGTATGAATAAAAACTAAATCATCAACCCTCTTTGAATTGAGTCTATTCCTTTTCAATAAGTAAATAAATCTAATTGTGCTCCAATTTCTCTCCATAGAAGATGAAGAATTTGGTTGTGAAAGAATTTTTTTATTCTCAAATAGAATAattaacttaatttttatttagaaaaaaaaCCTAAATTATATCATCcgaaaaaaattaaaaagaattGGGTACGTGGTACCAAATGTGTACCGGTTGGTATACCAACTAAAAAAATGGTACGACTTCGATGCAAACGTACGCGTATCTTATGAGAATTGGTACCCGGTACGAATCCACTTTATCTAAAATGAAATACTTGTACTTCGGAGATATGATACATAGACATGAGTACATTATTAGCTATGATACAGTTTTAAAAATGAGGGTTCAGATACATTAATTAAAATAATGAGTTTTTATATAGTATGAGTTAAAAAATTTAACTTACAAAAATACATCAGAATAAATATTTACATTTTAAAGTCAAAAACAGCATTTGGTTACAACATTAAAGGGAGTAGTGGCATGGAACAACCATCGTGGAATCATGTCGGGTTGTGTATCGCGCATTACTATTCGTTGAATCATCTTAGATTGTATCACACTATAATGCACCAGGACCAATTGAATTTTGTAGGACAGTCAGAAATTACATGACTTTATTGTTTATTGTTATTACATATCACATATCACTATCTTTATCTTGACTTTGAGTAGTATATGCAACCGTTATAGGTTTGGAAATGACAACATCATGAAAGATGTTTTTTTTAGTAAAGAGACTTTTTTAGTAAAGGGAGGTTCCTCCATGAGAAGTTTGCCAACATTGATATCCAAAGAAGGAACATGGTTCTTAATCAGCAAAATACTTGCTATTAGAATTATAGATCTCTTGGACAATTATATTACAAGAGAAGTCTTACACATACTATAATAATATATGTTTTGTCTATAAATTCAAGGCTCTCTTCAAAATAAGGAgaacaaataaaaaaataagcTTGTACTTTATAATCATTAATACAAATACAAACAATTTTCTCAAATTTAACATATACATAGATATAATGCTTATATAACTTATCTTTTTGTGTAGTATATTAGGAAGGCAAAAATACATATTTATGTGCCTAAATAGAAGAACAAAACTACTAAATAGTTTTGAATCAAGTGAGTCCTATGAATGCACTATTTAACCATCAAAGGAAAACAAAATTTGGTGGATTGACAAGCTTTGCTTCAAAACCAACATACAAATGATGTAGTGTTCTACATTCCAAGCTTTCTTTCGAAGAGGCGGCGAAGAAGATAAACTTGGAGGGTGCTTGCACCAATTAGTGCTGCTGATTCAAGTAAGGCCTTGTGAATTGCTCTTGAGCTCATTGCATTATTTACTATATTAAACAAATATAAAACTCTTCATTAGATGTAAATTCGTATTAGTATCATAGATATTTCTTATAGAAGACGTGTCAGTGACTTACATATTGCTTGACGTTCTGTCTGAGCCTCAAGCCAATGTTGTTCGTACTGAATATTGAAAAGAGCTTCTTCTAGCTTTATTATTTGTTCTAACAAAGGAGTAAAATGTTCTACAAGAGATGAAAATATCAAAGTATCACTCGCCATTCCAACATAAATTAAAGTGTAAGAGATTAATGATTCAAACACAACTCACCATTTTGTGCATGTTGATCATAGGTTGAAAAATGGTTAGAATGAACATCAAAATCTATTTTTTCACGATAAGGTGACTTGTTAGTGAAGCAAAACCGATAAACTCCTCTAGTTCGAGCTACAAATTCGAATTTTTCACTTATCTTATCGCGAAAATCTCGAACTTGATCTCCAGAAGGTCCTTTAACCTAATGAAAAGATTCACATGACAATCAAGCCTTTTTATTGGCATTTCATAGAACTATATATAGTAATTTGAGAAACATGTAGCAATTGATATTGAAACACACAAGACATGCCTCAATTGTTTTTCACATGATGTCACCTTCCCTTGTAACATTCTTTTACTATGAAGTGTAGAATCCAACATAGACACGGAATATATGATACCAATACCTCTAGATATATGATTTGATTTGTTAAATTGTTATCGAAATCATGAAATAAATTTCTTAATTACaaagaaaattcacacataaagaATCTGAAATACAATTAACAAAACTTACCACAAGATCCAAACCTTCTTGAGTTAATTGCCATGTTGAATCAGCACTGCTTATGACAACAAATGAAGCATGCACTGTATCCCCTTCATATTGAACATTATGAGCGAAACAATCTTCTCTATCAATCACAAATCTAATCCCAAAAACAACATTTAtgtttgatgataataataaaaagatTGCCATTGCAATGGCAACATTTGGTGGCACCACCTTCATCTTTATCTACATAACACATTCAACAAAACTAGAGTTAGATTTCTAAATTAACATTGATTTTCATCTTTTGAAATGATAAATGTGAAAAGCTCTATCTAATCAACATTGACTGGATCGCATAAAGATGGATTCAATAGAATTAGAAACATAGAAGAATGGAATAGAAAATGTTACCTTTTATATAATCAAATATTTTACTCCTCAATTGAGAAATGATGAGGGATTATAAGgaaaacaaaggaaaacaaaaaaatagaaaaatggaAAAGTTTGAGATTGATTGTAGATGAGTTCGTGAAGTTTGAGGTTAGTTTTGTTAATAAAGATCTGTGATCTATGTTATTAGAATTCAGAACAAAACATGTGTTGGACCAATAACGTTGGTTTGGATAATTAGTagaaaattatttttataaaattttcATTTTGTAAAATAGTGAGTGAAAACATTTATACAATGGAGCTCCTTATTTTGAGTGTTTAAGACTTTAAGTAGATTAAATATTTGGACATGCACATAAATGTTAGTTAGATTTGCATTTCTATGATAAATACAATGAGTGGAACAATATGATAAATACAATGTGTGGAACAATATGTATGACAAATTTAACACGCAATAGATAAAATAAAGGCAAAATAAAATTCACACataaattattaatatttttgGGTGCAAAGTCACATATGTCTAGAGGGTATTCACCCAATGAAATAATATTCATTCTTAGTAATCAAAAGTACAATTGGATTTACTCGAGCTCTCTCAATTCGACGTCGCTTTCGTTATACTACTCGTGAATTTCTATTAAGGACTCCTTATAGAAATTATAGAAAGAACTTTACTCCTAATAGTAAGAAGTATAAGTGGTCGTATCTGAACTCCCTTCGTCCAGTGCCGCTTTTCTAATACTACACGTGAAGATTTGATCAgactccccctaaatatgagacACCTCTCACTTTCGCTCAAGCACTCTCCTAAGTGTTTATTCGGTTACAAAATGATTGAACAATAGAACAAtgacacacacacacaaacacaaatATTATGTTCTCAAGCTTATAGAATTAGTATCTAGGAGCAAAATATTACAACCTACAAAAACAAGACTCAACTAAAATCTCCTAAATAGTAGACATTTTCTTCCAAGTTCTAAGTCTTCACAGGAGATGAACTTCTTAAATGGATAAATTGGTCCAACTCTAATGCCCATTAGGGTTTTCATTCTTCTTGTGTGGCTGGATCATCAAAGAGTGCACAAATAAAGTTCCCGCTATGATGATTGAACTTGATTGGTTGtttctaa containing:
- the LOC127079179 gene encoding transmembrane emp24 domain-containing protein p24beta2, which codes for MKVVPPNVAIAMAIFLLLSSNINVVFGIRFVIDREDCFAHNVQYEGDTVHASFVVISSADSTWQLTQEGLDLVVKGPSGDQVRDFRDKISEKFEFVARTRGVYRFCFTNKSPYREKIDFDVHSNHFSTYDQHAQNEHFTPLLEQIIKLEEALFNIQYEQHWLEAQTERQAILNNAMSSRAIHKALLESAALIGASTLQVYLLRRLFERKLGM